In Saccharothrix violaceirubra, the following are encoded in one genomic region:
- a CDS encoding carbonic anhydrase, whose product MEFHHLVQHARTHSLRRPREAGRRLALGQSPTALFITCADSRIVPAAITGAQPGSLFELRTAGNVIPPYGEHSTSSEMATIEFAIVHLGVREVVVCGHSHCGAVQALHKGGVDHLPLMRRWLADHGQGSTIVAEADPGMRAEGQHHVTAQLEKLDDYPFVRERVQSGALRVHGWFYDIESGDVLAHSPDGFVPL is encoded by the coding sequence ATGGAATTCCATCACCTGGTTCAGCACGCCCGGACGCATTCGCTGCGGCGGCCCAGGGAAGCCGGCCGGCGGTTGGCGCTGGGGCAGTCGCCCACCGCGCTGTTCATCACGTGCGCCGACTCGCGCATCGTGCCCGCGGCGATCACCGGTGCTCAACCTGGCAGCCTCTTCGAACTCCGAACGGCCGGCAACGTGATCCCGCCATACGGAGAGCATTCGACGTCCAGTGAAATGGCCACGATCGAGTTCGCCATTGTTCACCTGGGCGTGCGCGAAGTAGTGGTGTGCGGCCATTCGCACTGCGGCGCCGTGCAGGCGTTGCACAAGGGCGGCGTCGACCACCTGCCCCTGATGCGCCGCTGGCTGGCCGACCACGGCCAGGGCTCGACGATCGTCGCCGAGGCCGACCCCGGCATGCGCGCCGAGGGACAGCACCACGTCACGGCCCAGCTCGAGAAACTCGACGACTACCCGTTCGTGCGAGAACGCGTCCAGTCGGGGGCGTTGCGCGTGCACGGCTGGTTCTACGACATCGAGTCCGGCGACGTGCTGGCGCACAGTCCCGACGGGTTCGTGCCGCTATGA
- a CDS encoding anthrone oxygenase family protein translates to MPVVRVWHSGGVARLTHAMFSSIAALCCAMMAGVFFAFSAMVMPGLRRTDPEVGLAAMRAINIAVVNPWFVSLFLGTGAVSAVAAFTDGGLAITGAVLYALGGYVLTFAYHIPRNNALEREATSDYWSKYLNEWVPWNHARAGGSLAAAIVFLLAALG, encoded by the coding sequence GTGCCGGTCGTGCGGGTATGGCATTCCGGCGGGGTCGCGAGGTTGACTCACGCCATGTTCTCCAGCATCGCGGCTCTGTGCTGCGCCATGATGGCCGGCGTCTTCTTCGCGTTCTCCGCGATGGTCATGCCCGGTCTGCGCCGGACCGATCCCGAGGTCGGCCTCGCGGCCATGCGGGCGATCAACATCGCCGTCGTGAACCCGTGGTTCGTCTCGCTCTTCCTCGGCACCGGCGCGGTGTCGGCGGTGGCCGCGTTCACCGACGGCGGGCTCGCGATCACGGGTGCCGTGCTCTATGCCTTGGGTGGGTACGTGTTGACCTTCGCCTATCACATCCCGCGCAACAACGCTCTCGAACGAGAGGCAACTTCCGACTACTGGTCGAAGTACCTCAACGAATGGGTGCCGTGGAACCACGCCCGAGCGGGTGGCTCGCTGGCCGCCGCGATCGTATTCCTGCTGGCAGCTCTCGGTTGA
- a CDS encoding glycine--tRNA ligase: MAADRIDTVVSLCKRRGFVYPCGEIYGGTRSAWDYGPLGVELKDNIKRQWWNFMVRGREDVVGLDSSVILPREVWTASGHVEAFVDPLIECNSCHKRFRQDTLVEEYAERTGKEVAEGDVSDVPCPHCGTRGQFTEPKMFNGLLKTHLGPVETEEGLHYLRPETAQGIFTNFLNVQTTSRRKPPFGIGQIGKSFRNEITPGNFIFRTREFEQMEMEFFVEPGTDEEWHQYWIDERTRWYTELGIAKENLRHYEHPKEKLSHYAKRTVDIEYRFRFGGQEWGELEGIANRTDFDLTTHSNHSGVDLSYFDQATNSRYKPFVIEPAAGVGRPMMAFLLEAYVEDEAPNAKGGVDKRVVLKLDRRLAPVKAAVLPLSRNAELSPKAKDLATALRRHWNIEFDDAGAIGRRYRRQDEIGTPFCVTVDFDSLTDHAVTVRERDTMAQERVSMDQLESYLAARLIGA, translated from the coding sequence GTGGCAGCCGATCGCATCGACACCGTCGTCAGCCTGTGCAAGCGTCGCGGGTTCGTGTACCCGTGCGGCGAGATCTACGGCGGTACGCGCTCGGCCTGGGACTACGGTCCGCTCGGCGTCGAGCTGAAGGACAACATCAAGCGCCAGTGGTGGAACTTCATGGTGCGTGGTCGCGAGGACGTCGTCGGCTTGGACTCGTCGGTGATCCTGCCGCGCGAGGTGTGGACGGCGTCGGGCCACGTCGAGGCGTTCGTCGACCCGCTGATCGAGTGCAACTCGTGTCATAAGCGGTTCCGCCAGGACACGCTGGTCGAGGAGTACGCCGAGCGCACCGGCAAGGAGGTCGCCGAGGGCGACGTCTCCGACGTGCCGTGCCCCCACTGCGGCACGCGCGGCCAGTTCACCGAGCCGAAGATGTTCAACGGCCTGCTCAAGACCCACCTCGGTCCGGTGGAGACCGAGGAGGGCCTGCACTACCTGCGGCCCGAGACCGCGCAGGGCATCTTCACGAACTTCCTGAACGTGCAGACCACGTCGCGCCGCAAGCCGCCGTTCGGCATCGGCCAGATCGGCAAGTCGTTCCGCAACGAGATCACGCCGGGCAACTTCATCTTCCGCACCCGCGAGTTCGAGCAGATGGAGATGGAGTTCTTCGTCGAGCCGGGCACGGACGAGGAATGGCACCAGTACTGGATCGACGAGCGCACGCGCTGGTACACGGAGCTGGGCATCGCCAAGGAGAACCTGCGGCACTACGAGCATCCCAAGGAAAAGCTGTCCCACTACGCCAAGCGGACCGTGGACATCGAGTACCGCTTCCGCTTCGGCGGCCAGGAGTGGGGTGAGTTGGAGGGCATCGCGAACCGCACGGACTTCGACCTCACGACGCACTCCAACCACTCGGGCGTGGACCTGTCGTACTTCGACCAGGCCACGAACAGCCGGTACAAGCCGTTCGTGATCGAGCCCGCGGCGGGCGTGGGCCGGCCGATGATGGCGTTCCTGCTGGAGGCGTACGTCGAGGACGAGGCGCCCAACGCCAAGGGCGGCGTGGACAAGCGCGTCGTGCTCAAGCTGGACCGCCGCCTCGCGCCGGTGAAGGCGGCCGTGCTGCCGTTGAGTCGCAACGCCGAGCTGTCGCCCAAGGCCAAGGACCTGGCCACGGCGTTGCGCCGGCACTGGAACATCGAGTTCGACGACGCGGGCGCGATCGGTCGCCGGTACCGGCGGCAGGACGAGATCGGCACGCCGTTCTGCGTGACGGTCGACTTCGACTCGTTGACCGACCACGCGGTCACGGTGCGGGAGCGCGACACGATGGCGCAGGAGCGCGTGTCCATGGACCAGTTGGAGTCCTACCTGGCCGCCCGCCTGATCGGGGCCTGA
- a CDS encoding antibiotic biosynthesis monooxygenase family protein: MLLACRFTVAEADASAFTDRVAKALALLTAQPGVRAGRLTRSTDQHDLFLLTVEFESVPAYRRALSPFEVREAVVPLLSTAHPEPSAFEPLLDAESGDVRQSESLVAADAFTVRLGEAAGPTTAR, from the coding sequence GTGCTGCTCGCCTGCCGGTTCACCGTCGCCGAGGCGGACGCGTCGGCGTTCACCGACCGGGTCGCCAAGGCACTGGCCCTGCTCACCGCCCAGCCGGGCGTGCGGGCCGGGCGGTTGACCCGGTCGACCGATCAGCACGACCTGTTCCTGCTCACGGTCGAGTTCGAGTCCGTGCCCGCGTACCGACGCGCGTTGTCGCCGTTCGAAGTACGCGAAGCCGTCGTCCCGCTGTTGTCGACGGCCCATCCGGAACCGTCCGCGTTCGAACCCTTGTTGGACGCCGAATCGGGTGACGTCCGGCAGAGCGAAAGCCTGGTGGCGGCGGATGCGTTCACGGTCCGGCTCGGCGAGGCGGCGGGACCGACGACCGCGCGGTGA
- a CDS encoding ArsR/SmtB family transcription factor: MTAGVRGEHVHSPDRDAPRPAPPPSVRTLSAAGELLRALAAPVRIAIVLQLRSADLCVHELVEILGVAQPLISQHLRVLKAAGVVHGERHGREVVYRLVDEHLAHIVVDAVTHVEEGPHGSNERTRRTEEQ, encoded by the coding sequence GTGACGGCTGGGGTGCGAGGCGAGCACGTGCACTCCCCCGATCGCGACGCCCCGCGACCGGCGCCGCCGCCGTCGGTCCGCACGCTCTCCGCCGCCGGTGAGCTGTTGCGGGCGCTGGCCGCGCCCGTGCGCATCGCGATCGTGCTCCAGTTGCGGTCCGCCGACCTGTGCGTGCACGAGCTGGTCGAGATCCTGGGCGTGGCGCAACCGTTGATCAGCCAGCACCTGCGGGTGCTCAAGGCCGCCGGGGTCGTGCACGGCGAACGGCACGGCCGCGAGGTCGTCTACCGGTTGGTGGACGAGCATCTGGCGCACATCGTGGTCGACGCCGTGACACACGTCGAGGAAGGTCCGCATGGTAGTAACGAGCGGACCCGTCGGACGGAGGAACAGTGA
- a CDS encoding Fur family transcriptional regulator, with the protein MTTSERPTAPVPGLRSTRQRTAVSRLLDTLDEFRSAQELHEELRKRGEGIGLTTVYRTLQSLADAGEVDVLRTDTGEAIYRRCSAHHHHHLVCRRCGHTVEVEGPAVEKWADRVAAENGFSEVSHTVEIFGTCADCAAKP; encoded by the coding sequence GTGACGACAAGCGAGCGCCCGACCGCACCGGTACCCGGGCTGCGGTCCACCCGGCAGCGCACTGCCGTGTCCCGGCTGCTCGACACGCTCGACGAATTCCGGTCGGCCCAGGAACTGCACGAGGAGCTGCGCAAGCGCGGCGAGGGCATCGGGCTGACGACCGTGTACCGGACGCTGCAGTCCCTGGCGGACGCGGGCGAGGTGGACGTCCTGCGCACCGACACGGGCGAGGCGATCTACCGGCGGTGCTCGGCGCACCACCATCACCACCTGGTGTGCCGGCGGTGCGGGCACACGGTCGAGGTCGAGGGACCCGCCGTGGAGAAGTGGGCCGACCGCGTCGCCGCCGAGAACGGCTTCTCGGAGGTCAGCCACACCGTGGAGATCTTCGGCACGTGCGCGGACTGCGCCGCCAAGCCCTAG
- a CDS encoding TIGR03943 family putative permease subunit, with translation MRRETQNILLVLLGGALLKLALTDTYLRYVKESLRPWLIATGAIMVVLALVAIVRDIRREREHDHDHRSHSTWLLLLPVLAVFLISPPALGADTVTGKGNTAPKAGAGFEALPDETVVPLTITDFVMRTAWDDSGSLDDRTVRLTGFVARQGTNVYIARLTISCCAADARPVKALLAGQDFATLPTDQWIEATGRVVPGSATQASAFVPTLTVTTITTIPAPPEPYED, from the coding sequence GTGAGGCGTGAGACCCAGAACATCCTGCTGGTGCTGCTGGGCGGCGCGCTGTTGAAACTCGCGCTGACCGACACGTACCTGCGCTACGTCAAGGAATCCCTGCGCCCGTGGCTGATCGCGACCGGCGCGATCATGGTGGTGCTGGCGCTCGTGGCGATCGTCCGCGACATCCGCCGGGAGCGCGAACACGACCACGACCACCGTTCGCACAGCACGTGGTTGTTGCTGCTGCCGGTGCTGGCGGTCTTCCTGATCAGCCCGCCGGCCCTGGGCGCGGACACCGTCACGGGCAAGGGCAACACCGCGCCCAAGGCGGGCGCGGGTTTCGAGGCGCTGCCGGACGAGACCGTGGTGCCGTTGACGATCACCGACTTCGTCATGCGCACGGCCTGGGACGACTCGGGGTCGTTGGACGACCGCACCGTCCGCCTGACCGGTTTCGTGGCCAGGCAGGGCACGAACGTCTACATCGCCCGGCTGACGATCTCGTGCTGCGCGGCCGACGCCCGGCCGGTGAAGGCGCTGTTGGCGGGGCAGGACTTCGCCACGCTGCCCACCGACCAGTGGATCGAGGCCACCGGCCGCGTGGTGCCCGGCTCGGCCACCCAGGCGTCGGCGTTCGTGCCGACCCTGACCGTCACCACGATCACCACGATCCCCGCGCCACCCGAGCCCTACGAGGACTGA
- a CDS encoding permease produces MSKVTITGEIRGRRPRPSPPRWRITSLEVLCAVLVLALVGQDWLASLLLDAPRVRTASTTFVAVCVQALPFLVLGVLISGAIAAFVPASALRRLLPRKEALAVPVAGVAGVALPGCECASVPVARRLMGQGVAPAAALTFLLAAPAVNPIVLVSTAVAFKDAPLMVPARFVGSLLTAVVVGWLWTRFGRTEWIAERALARVRDHDGTSRWAVFAETARHDLVEAGGYLVLGGVFAAAFKVLVPTEWLETLAGQVALGVFVMALLAVVLALCSEADAFVAVSMSTLLSPRLLLVFLVVGPAVDVKLVALQAGAFGRSFAWRFAPAVFLVAIGCAVLSGVVFL; encoded by the coding sequence ATGTCGAAAGTGACAATCACTGGCGAGATCCGCGGCCGGCGTCCGCGCCCGTCGCCGCCGAGGTGGCGGATCACCTCGCTCGAGGTGCTGTGCGCGGTGCTCGTGCTCGCCCTCGTCGGGCAGGACTGGCTGGCTTCGCTGCTGCTGGACGCACCCCGCGTGCGGACCGCGTCGACCACGTTCGTGGCCGTGTGCGTGCAGGCGTTGCCGTTCCTGGTGCTCGGTGTGTTGATCAGCGGCGCCATCGCCGCGTTCGTGCCCGCGAGCGCCCTGCGCCGGCTGTTGCCGCGCAAGGAGGCGCTGGCCGTGCCGGTCGCCGGTGTCGCGGGCGTCGCGCTGCCTGGCTGCGAGTGCGCGTCCGTGCCGGTCGCCCGGCGGCTGATGGGTCAGGGCGTGGCGCCCGCGGCGGCGTTGACGTTCCTGCTCGCCGCGCCGGCCGTGAACCCGATCGTGCTGGTGTCGACGGCCGTGGCGTTCAAGGACGCCCCGCTGATGGTGCCCGCGCGGTTCGTCGGCTCGCTGCTCACCGCGGTCGTCGTCGGCTGGCTGTGGACGCGGTTCGGCCGGACCGAGTGGATCGCCGAACGGGCGTTGGCCCGCGTCCGCGACCACGACGGCACGTCCCGCTGGGCGGTCTTCGCCGAGACGGCGCGGCACGACCTCGTGGAGGCGGGCGGGTACCTGGTGCTGGGCGGCGTGTTCGCGGCGGCGTTCAAGGTGCTCGTGCCGACCGAGTGGCTGGAGACGCTGGCCGGTCAGGTCGCGCTCGGCGTGTTCGTGATGGCGTTGTTGGCCGTGGTGCTGGCGTTGTGCAGCGAGGCGGACGCGTTCGTGGCCGTGTCGATGTCCACGCTGCTGTCACCGCGTCTGCTCCTGGTGTTCCTGGTCGTGGGTCCGGCGGTGGACGTGAAACTGGTGGCGTTGCAGGCGGGCGCGTTCGGGCGGTCGTTCGCGTGGCGGTTCGCGCCCGCGGTGTTCCTCGTGGCGATCGGCTGCGCGGTGTTGTCGGGAGTGGTGTTCCTGTGA
- a CDS encoding YbjN domain-containing protein: MTAELLTSARTALELFHEVHVDDDGALSFRHGDVPCAVQAMRLAEGLTVLSLTCVVAWDLPEDRELAVSAAERAGRGLFGTLGVVHTDRGMDVTLRYAFPAEGLKPEPLSTLLMLVVSTASQLRGELLSKGEE, translated from the coding sequence ATGACCGCCGAACTGCTCACGTCCGCGCGGACCGCGCTGGAGCTGTTCCACGAGGTGCACGTGGACGACGACGGCGCGTTGAGCTTCCGCCACGGCGACGTGCCGTGCGCCGTGCAGGCCATGCGCCTGGCCGAGGGGCTGACCGTGCTCAGCCTGACCTGCGTCGTGGCGTGGGACCTGCCCGAGGACCGCGAGCTGGCCGTGTCCGCGGCCGAGCGCGCGGGCCGGGGCCTGTTCGGCACGCTCGGCGTCGTGCACACCGATCGCGGCATGGACGTGACCTTGCGGTACGCGTTCCCCGCCGAGGGTTTGAAGCCCGAGCCGCTGAGCACGCTGCTCATGCTCGTGGTGTCCACCGCCTCGCAGTTGCGCGGCGAACTCCTGTCGAAGGGCGAAGAGTGA
- a CDS encoding isoprenyl transferase produces MLRRRRAERARRVPRPPEPHPSGATPPDIPAELVPKHVAIVMDGNGRWANQRGLSRIEGHKRGEAVVVEAAKGAIQLGVKWLSLYAFSTENWRRSPEEVRFLMGFSRDVIHHRTDELDELGVRVRWAGRRPRLWRSVIKELEVAEERTRDNDTLNLAMCINYGGRAEIGDAAREIARLAAAGKINPEKVDERTLARHLYQPDMPDVDLFVRPSGEQRISNFLLWQSAYAEMVFQDILWPDFDRQHLWRACEQYARRDRRFGGAIDKPDEESTP; encoded by the coding sequence ATGCTTCGCCGACGGCGGGCCGAACGCGCGCGGCGCGTTCCCCGACCCCCGGAACCCCACCCGTCCGGCGCGACGCCTCCCGACATCCCCGCCGAGTTGGTCCCGAAACACGTCGCGATCGTCATGGACGGCAACGGGCGCTGGGCCAACCAGCGCGGCCTGTCCCGGATCGAGGGGCACAAGCGCGGCGAGGCGGTCGTCGTCGAGGCCGCGAAGGGCGCGATCCAGCTCGGCGTGAAGTGGCTGTCGCTGTACGCGTTCTCCACGGAGAACTGGCGGCGCAGCCCCGAGGAGGTCCGCTTCCTCATGGGCTTCAGCCGCGACGTGATCCACCACCGCACCGACGAACTCGACGAACTCGGCGTGCGCGTGCGGTGGGCCGGCCGGCGGCCGCGGCTGTGGCGCAGCGTGATCAAGGAGCTGGAGGTCGCGGAGGAGCGCACCCGCGACAACGACACGCTCAACCTGGCCATGTGCATCAACTACGGCGGCCGGGCCGAGATCGGCGACGCCGCCCGCGAGATCGCCCGGCTCGCCGCCGCCGGGAAGATCAACCCGGAGAAGGTGGACGAGCGTACGCTCGCCCGCCACCTGTACCAGCCCGACATGCCGGACGTGGACCTGTTCGTCCGCCCGTCCGGGGAGCAGCGCATCTCGAACTTCCTGCTGTGGCAGTCGGCCTACGCGGAGATGGTCTTCCAGGACATCCTGTGGCCCGACTTCGACCGGCAGCACCTGTGGCGGGCGTGCGAGCAGTACGCCCGGCGCGACCGCAGGTTCGGTGGCGCGATCGACAAGCCCGACGAGGAGAGCACCCCGTGA
- the recO gene encoding DNA repair protein RecO, translated as MANLYRDTGVVLRVQKLGEADRIITLLTQRHGKVRAVAKGVRRTSSRFGARLEPFGHVDVQFYPGRSLDVVTQVETVDAFGVALVDDYQRYTAACAVLETADRLTAEEGEPVLRLYLLVTGALRALAAGERDASLVLDAFLLRAMAFAGWAPAVTECARCGTPGPHRAFNIQAGGMVCPDCRPPGSAQPHADTLRLLIALLHGDWSGVDGVPAVHRREASGLVAAHLQWHLERQLRSLPLVERRPPAADG; from the coding sequence GTGGCGAACCTGTACCGGGACACGGGGGTCGTCCTCCGGGTGCAGAAGCTCGGCGAAGCCGACCGGATCATCACGCTGCTGACCCAGCGGCACGGCAAGGTCCGCGCGGTCGCCAAGGGCGTGCGGCGCACCTCCAGCCGGTTCGGTGCCCGGCTCGAACCGTTCGGGCACGTGGACGTGCAGTTCTACCCCGGCCGGTCGCTGGACGTGGTCACGCAGGTGGAGACGGTCGACGCGTTCGGCGTGGCCCTGGTCGACGACTACCAGCGGTACACGGCGGCGTGCGCGGTGCTGGAGACCGCCGACCGGCTCACCGCCGAGGAGGGCGAACCCGTCCTGCGGCTGTACCTGCTGGTCACTGGTGCGTTGCGGGCGTTGGCGGCCGGGGAGCGGGACGCTTCCCTCGTGCTCGACGCGTTCCTGCTGCGCGCCATGGCTTTCGCGGGCTGGGCGCCGGCGGTGACCGAGTGTGCCCGGTGCGGTACGCCCGGACCGCACCGCGCGTTCAACATCCAGGCCGGCGGGATGGTCTGCCCGGACTGCCGCCCGCCGGGCAGCGCGCAACCACACGCCGACACGTTGCGTCTCCTGATCGCACTCCTGCACGGCGACTGGTCGGGGGTGGACGGCGTGCCGGCCGTGCACCGGCGCGAGGCGAGCGGTCTCGTGGCCGCCCACCTGCAATGGCACCTGGAACGGCAACTGCGCTCGCTGCCGCTGGTCGAGCGCAGACCGCCCGCCGCCGACGGATAG
- the era gene encoding GTPase Era has translation MQDYRSGFACFVGRPNAGKSTLTNALVGTKVAITSSKPQTTRHTIRGIVHRADGQLVLVDTPGLHRPRTLLGQRLNDLVRETWSEVDVVGFCVPADQKVGPGDRFIAAELEKIAKRTPVIGIVTKTDLVGPQQVAEQLLALQQVMDFAEFIPVSAQSGYQVEQLAELLVGKLPAGPPLYPDGELTDEPEQTLVAELIREAALEGVRDELPHSIAVVVEEMLPREGRDDLVDIHANVFVERPSQKAIILGHRGERLKQVGITSRRQIEKLLGTRVYLDLHIKIAKDWQRDPKQLRRLGF, from the coding sequence ATGCAGGATTACCGGTCCGGGTTCGCGTGCTTCGTCGGCCGACCCAACGCGGGCAAGTCGACGCTGACCAACGCGCTGGTCGGGACGAAGGTCGCGATCACGTCGAGCAAGCCGCAGACCACCCGGCACACCATCCGGGGGATCGTGCACCGCGCGGACGGCCAGCTCGTGCTGGTCGACACGCCCGGCCTGCACCGGCCGCGCACGCTGCTCGGCCAGCGCCTCAACGACCTGGTCCGGGAGACCTGGTCGGAGGTGGACGTGGTCGGCTTCTGCGTGCCCGCCGACCAGAAGGTCGGCCCCGGCGACCGGTTCATCGCGGCCGAGCTGGAGAAGATCGCCAAGCGCACGCCGGTGATCGGCATCGTCACCAAGACCGACCTGGTCGGCCCGCAGCAGGTCGCCGAGCAGCTCCTGGCGTTGCAGCAGGTCATGGACTTCGCCGAGTTCATCCCGGTGTCGGCGCAGTCGGGTTACCAGGTCGAGCAGCTCGCCGAGCTGCTCGTCGGCAAACTGCCGGCAGGCCCGCCGCTGTACCCGGACGGCGAGCTGACCGACGAGCCCGAGCAGACGCTGGTCGCCGAGCTGATCCGCGAGGCCGCGCTGGAGGGCGTGCGCGACGAGCTGCCGCACTCGATCGCCGTCGTGGTCGAGGAGATGCTCCCGCGCGAGGGCCGGGACGACCTGGTCGACATCCACGCCAACGTGTTCGTCGAGCGGCCCAGCCAGAAGGCGATCATCCTCGGCCACCGGGGCGAGCGGCTCAAGCAGGTCGGCATCACCTCGCGCCGGCAGATCGAGAAACTGCTGGGCACGCGCGTGTACCTGGACCTGCACATCAAGATCGCGAAGGACTGGCAGCGCGACCCGAAGCAGTTGCGCCGCCTGGGGTTCTAG
- a CDS encoding (2Fe-2S) ferredoxin domain-containing protein yields MTVCRGCCCGTVKKYPDYDHDDQLARLRALADRSGGTVTVRTADCLDVCESSNVIVVKRPGEKPVWFGLVLHDAVLSDLEDWLETGGPLPELLELNLIRGRLGSAS; encoded by the coding sequence GTGACGGTGTGCCGCGGCTGCTGCTGCGGCACGGTGAAGAAGTACCCCGACTACGACCACGACGACCAGCTCGCCCGGCTGCGCGCGCTGGCCGACCGCTCGGGCGGCACGGTCACCGTGCGCACGGCCGACTGCCTGGACGTGTGCGAGAGCTCGAACGTGATCGTGGTCAAGCGACCCGGCGAGAAGCCGGTGTGGTTCGGCCTGGTCCTGCACGACGCCGTCCTGTCCGACCTGGAGGACTGGCTGGAGACCGGCGGCCCCCTGCCCGAACTCCTCGAACTCAACCTGATCCGGGGCCGGCTGGGATCGGCGTCCTGA
- a CDS encoding cytidine deaminase, which produces MSDLAAEDQKLITLARASRARTGTAEGAAVRDTDGRTYAATTVALPSLKLTALQAAVAAAVSSGAEGLEAAAVVTDADALDGDSVSAAHDLTPGIPVLRADASGTHVDTV; this is translated from the coding sequence ATGTCTGACCTGGCCGCCGAGGACCAGAAGTTGATCACGTTGGCCAGGGCGTCGCGGGCCCGCACGGGGACGGCCGAGGGCGCGGCCGTCCGCGACACCGACGGCCGCACGTACGCCGCGACCACGGTGGCGTTGCCGTCGTTGAAGCTCACCGCCCTCCAGGCGGCCGTGGCGGCGGCCGTGTCCAGCGGTGCCGAGGGCCTGGAGGCCGCCGCCGTGGTGACGGACGCGGACGCGCTCGACGGCGATTCGGTCTCGGCCGCCCACGACCTGACCCCGGGCATCCCGGTCCTGCGTGCCGACGCGTCGGGCACACACGTGGACACCGTCTAG
- a CDS encoding hemolysin family protein: MWSSSGLLVLAVLLVLAAGAFAGADAALGTVSRARVEALHRQGDRVGTGQLIQVLTDRPRHVNLLLLLRLGCELSATVLVTVVSLRTIETGWLAVSVAGLAMLVVSYVLVGVGPRTIGRQHPYAVSLLAAGPVRVLGRLLGPLSRLLILVGNAITPGKGFREGPFSSEVELRELVDMAQERGVVDEGEREMIHSVFQLGDTIAREVMVPRTEIVWIERTKSVRQALALSLRTGYTRVPVIGESVDDVLGVVNLKDLVRHTLAGEPDDTAVSGLMRQGSFIPDSKPIADLLREMQLTRNHLAIVVDEYGGTAGLLTIEDILEEIVGEITDESDKDDRPPVEHLTDGSVRVSARLPVDDLDALFGTELDDHEVETVGGLLAQRLGRVPLPGTEAEIEGLRLRAEGGKDERGRMRITTVLVRPVTDDEETPDV; the protein is encoded by the coding sequence ATGTGGAGTTCTTCCGGCCTGCTCGTGCTGGCCGTGCTGCTCGTGCTGGCGGCCGGGGCGTTCGCGGGTGCGGACGCCGCGCTGGGCACGGTGTCGCGGGCCCGCGTCGAGGCGTTGCACCGCCAAGGCGACCGGGTCGGCACCGGCCAGTTGATCCAGGTCCTGACCGACCGGCCCCGGCACGTCAACCTGCTGCTGTTGTTGCGGCTGGGCTGCGAGCTGTCGGCGACCGTGCTGGTCACGGTCGTGTCCCTGCGCACGATCGAGACCGGCTGGCTGGCCGTGTCGGTCGCCGGGCTGGCCATGCTCGTCGTGTCGTACGTGCTGGTGGGCGTCGGTCCGCGCACGATCGGCCGGCAGCACCCGTACGCGGTGAGCCTGCTGGCCGCCGGTCCGGTGCGCGTGCTCGGCCGCCTGCTCGGCCCGCTGTCGCGGCTGCTGATCCTGGTCGGCAACGCGATCACGCCGGGCAAGGGCTTCCGCGAGGGCCCGTTCTCGTCCGAGGTGGAGCTGCGCGAGCTGGTCGACATGGCGCAGGAGCGCGGCGTCGTCGACGAGGGCGAGCGCGAGATGATCCACTCGGTGTTCCAGCTCGGCGACACGATCGCCCGCGAGGTCATGGTGCCGCGCACGGAGATCGTGTGGATCGAGCGGACGAAGTCCGTGCGCCAGGCGTTGGCGTTGTCGCTGCGCACCGGATACACGCGGGTGCCGGTGATCGGCGAGAGCGTCGACGACGTGCTCGGCGTGGTGAACCTCAAGGACCTGGTCCGGCACACGCTGGCGGGCGAGCCGGACGACACGGCCGTGTCCGGGCTGATGCGCCAGGGCTCGTTCATCCCCGACTCGAAGCCGATCGCGGACCTCCTGCGGGAGATGCAGTTGACCCGCAACCACCTGGCGATCGTGGTCGACGAGTACGGCGGCACGGCCGGCCTGCTGACCATCGAGGACATCCTGGAGGAGATCGTCGGCGAGATCACCGACGAGTCCGACAAGGACGACCGGCCGCCGGTCGAGCACCTGACCGACGGGTCGGTGCGGGTGAGCGCGCGTCTGCCCGTGGACGACCTCGACGCCCTGTTCGGCACCGAACTGGACGACCACGAGGTGGAGACGGTCGGCGGGCTGCTCGCGCAGCGCCTCGGCCGCGTGCCGCTGCCCGGCACGGAAGCGGAGATCGAGGGCCTTCGCCTGCGCGCGGAGGGTGGCAAGGACGAACGGGGGCGGATGCGCATCACGACGGTGCTCGTCCGCCCGGTGACCGACGACGAGGAGACCCCCGATGTCTGA